In Actinoplanes octamycinicus, the genomic window GCATCCCGACCACCGCGCGGCGGGTGCCCCGGGCGGCGACCCGGCGCGGCGGCCGCGGCACGCCGCGCAGCCGCGGCGCCAGCGAGTCCAGCGTGGCCAGGGTCGGCGCGAGCCGCTCCAGCAGACCGCTCCGCGAGATCAATTTCTGCAGACCCGATTTCTGGTACGCCCACAGCGGCCCCCGCACCAGCCGAAGCCGCCGCGGATAGGGGAACACCGCGAAGATCGCCGCCCGCAGCGCCCGCTCCCGAGCCGTCCGCGGATGCCGCCGCTCCACCTGCGCCCGGGTGTCCTCGATCAACCGGTCGTAGCGCACCCCGGACGGGCACGCGGTCACGCAGGACATGCAGCCCAGACACCGGTCGAAGTGGGTGACCATCGACTCGGTCAGCGGCTCGCCCTCCAGTCCCTGGGCGATCAGATGGATCCGGCCGCGCGGCGAGTCCATCTCCTCGCCCCACAACACGTAGGTCGGGCAGGTGGTCAGGCAGAACCCGCAGTGCACGCAGTCCGACACCAGCTCACCGGAGGGCGGGTGGTGATCGTCGAAGGCTCCCGGCCCGCCCGCGCTCCCGGCGGCTCGCAGCGCGTCGGGCGGGGCCGGAGCGGTGCCCCGGGTGGCGTCCACATCGGCCATCAGATGCCTCCCACGAAACGGCCCGGCGCGAACCGGTGCTCCGGATCGAACTGGTCCTTGACCCGGCGCATCAGCGCCAGCCCGGGCACCGGCCCCCACATGTCGAGGGTCTCCCGCACCCCGGCCGGCGCGGTCAGCACCACGGCGTGCCCGCCGGCGCGGACCGCCGCCGCGCGCAGCAGCTCGACCGCCCGGCCGGCCTCGACCGTCCCGTCCGGGCACTCGGCGACCGGAGGGAAACCGGCGTAGAGCACCCCGGTCCCGGCCGAGCCGCGCACCGTCGCGCCGGCCCCGACCGCGGTCGCCACCAGCGCCGGGACCTGCGACAACCGGCCGGTCAGCTTGATCCCGACGCCGCCGGGCGGCCAGGGCGGCACGTCCCACCACTCCGGCGGGGTGCCGGCCACCGCGCCGTCGAGCAGCGCGGCCACCGCGGCGGCCCGCTCCCGCACGCCGGCCGGGGTGCCCTCCAGCAGGACCGCCAGCTCGGGCTCCGTCCCGGGGGCCGCGCACACCTCGAGGGCGCTGGCCGCGAACTGCCCGGCGAGGACCCGGGCAGCGTGGCCGGGCGGGGCGCAGGCGCGGACGAAAACCGAGGCGGCCGGCACCGGATGCAACCGGAAGACGCACTCGGTGATCAGCCCGAGGGTGCCGAAGGCTCCGGTGTAGAGCTTGCCCAGGTCATAACCGGCGACGTTCTTGACCACCTTGCCGCCGGACTTGGTGATCGTGCCGTCCGGGCGGACGACGGTGATGCCGATCAGCAGGTCACGGGCCGTGCCGTAGCGCAGCCGGCGGGGACCGGACGCGTTCGCCGCGACCGTGCCGCCGGCCGTCGCGGCGGGCGGTGCGTCCAGCGCCAGCTGCTGGCCGGGCAGGCCGTGCAGCTCGGCCATCCGGGTGCCGGCCCGGACCACGGTGATCAGGTCGCCGGCGGCGTGCTCGACGACCCCGGCCAGCCGCCGGGTGTCGATGATCAGGTCCAGCTCGCGGGGCGGGACACCCCAGTCCAGCTTGGTCCCGCCGCCACGGACCACCACGCTGAGCCCGCGCGCCGCCTCGATCAGCGCGGCCGCCTCGGCGGTGTCCCGCGGCGCGGCGACGAGACGGGCCGGCACCCCGGCGACCACGTCGTCGTCCCCGGCCTTCGTCGTCAGCTCGTCCAGCGTCGCCATCAGAAGACCTCCGCCGCCGCCATCAGAAGACCTCCGCGACATCCTGCTCGTGCAGCGGGTGGGCGCCCTTGCGCGGGCCGGGGCGCTCCCCGCACAACCGCGGGGTGGGGAAGACCTTGCCCGGGTTGGCGATCCCGTCCGGGTCGAAGGCGCACCGGACCAGCTGCATGGTGTCCAGGTCGGCGTCGCTGAACATGCGGGGCATGTACCGCGCCTTGTCGACGCCGACGCCGTGCTCGCCGGTGATCGAGCCGCCGTGCTCGATGCACAGGTCGAGGATCGCCCCGGACACCGCCTCGGCCCGCTCGGCCTGGCCCGGCACGGTGTCGTCGAAGAGCACCAGGGGATGCAGGTTGCCGTCGCCGGCGTGGAACACGTTGGCCACCCGGACGCCGTGCTCGGCGGCGACCTCGCCGATCCGGCGCAGCACCTCGGGCAGCGCGGTCCGCGGGATCACCCCGTCCTGCACGATGTAGTCCGGGCTGATCCGGCCGACCGCGGCGAACGCCGACTTGCGCCCCCGCCAGATCAGCGCCCGCTCGGTGTCGTCGGCGGCGATCCGGGTCTCGAACGCGCCGTTGGCCGCGCACAGCGCGCTGACCTCGTCGAACTGGGCCTCGACCTCGGCGGCCGGCCCGTCCAGCTCGACGATCAGCACGGCGCCGGCGCCGGCCGGATAGCCGCACCGGACGGCCGCCTCGGCCGCCTCGATGGCCAGTGCGTCCATCATCTCGACGGCGGCCGGGACCACCCCGGCCGCGATGATCGCCGAGGTGGCGGCGCCGGCCTGGTCGGTGGAGCCGAACGCGGCGAGCAACGTGCGCACCGTCTCGGGCAACCGGGTCAGCTTGACGGTGACCTCGGTGGCCACCCCGAGCGTGCCCTCCGAGCCGACGAACGCGCCGAGCAGGTCGTAACCCGGGGTGTCCGGGGCCGGGCCGCCGAGCCGGACCAGCTCGCCGTCCGGCGCGACCACCTCGAGGCCGGTCACGTGGTTGGTGGTGAAGCCGTATTTCAGGCAGTGGGCGCCGCCGGAGTTCTCCGCGACGTTGCCGCCGATCGAGCAGATCTGCTGGCTGGACGGGTCGGGGGCGTAGTAGTAACCGTGCGGGGTGGCCTCCTTGGTCACCTGCAGGTTGATCACGCCGGGCTGGACCACGGCGCGCTCGTCCTCCGGCCGGACGTCGAGGATCTCGCGCAGCTGGGAGGTCACGATCAGCACGCCGTCGGCGTGCGGCAGGGCGCCGCCGGACAGCCCGGTGCCGGAGCCGCGGGCCACGAACGGGACGCCGGCCGCGGCGCACTCCCGGACCACCTCGGCGACCTGCGCGGCGGTGACCGGGAGGGCGACCAGAGCGGGGATGACCTTGTAGTGCGCGAGGCCGTCGCACTCGTAGGTGCGCAGCTCCTGCCGGTCGGTCAGGACCCGCCGCGCCCCGATCGCGGCCCGCAGCCGAGCCGCCAATGCATCGATGTCGGTCATCGCCGGCCTCCTCGCTGACGCCTACCGCCACGCTATCGGTGATCGCCGCACCGCGCGACGGCTGACCTCGCGCCTGTGGAAAACCGGCCGGGCCGGCACACGCGTTTTTCGCCTGGCGGCCGGAGTCTGTCACTATGGCCGGATGCTCGTGACCGCCAGCCCGCTCCGGGTCGCCCTCGCCGCCGCCTTCGCCCTGGTCGCGGTGGCCGGCTGCAGCTCGGACGACGAAGCGCCGGACGCCGGCCGGATCGAGGTGACCACCATGCGGGGCGCGTTCCTGCAGGCCGCCGACATCGGTCCGACCTGGAGCGCGCCGGAGACCAGCGCCGACCCGCAGCAGATGGTGAGCTTCTGCGGCGGCACCAGCACCCCGCCGTCGTTGCCGCCGGGCGCCGAGCCGGTCGCCGCGTCGTTCGCCGACGAGGGCGAGACCGGTGCGCAGACCCTGGAGCAGCTCGCCCTGGTCTACCCGGATCAGAAAGCCGCGCAGGCCGGTCAGGCGCTGCTGCGCGCGGTCGCCGACGGCTGCCCGCCGAGTGTCTCGGTGCCGGCCACCTCCACCACCGGCAAGTCCGAGCCGGCCTACGCCGAGACGGTCGAGGTGCAGGAGCTCAGCGAGGGGGACTGGTCCGGGTTCGTGCTGCTCCGGCACAAGAAGTACGAGGCCGCCCACCCGGGCACCGCGGACACCGCGGTGGCCGTGCTGACCACGCGCAACGTGGTGCTGGTCGACACCTACGCGATCTACCAGCTGAACAAGTCGACGCCCGCGCCCGGCTTCGAGGCGGACTGGAAGAAGCTGGTCGGTTCGGTCGTCCAGCGGGTGGGATAGACAGGCGGACGCGCTTGGTCTAATGTTCGCGGTGCGCCGTTGCGAGTTCTTCCCCCGTGGAATTCGCAGCGGCGCCCTTATTTTGCCCTCTCATGGGCTACTTCTCCCGGTGAACCTTGAGCGATGCTCAACTCTCGCCTAGGCTCATGCCTGGCTCATCAACCTCAGTTTACGGCCGCCGGCATCGGGGGATGTGCATCAGCGTGCCCGCAGGGCTTCGTTGCTGCCCATGGCGTCCATCTGAGAGGGTCACCGGTGGGGGGTGGTGCGGAGTGGCCGCTACAGAGGGGGTCTTCTCGATCGCGGGGAAGCTGGATCGGCTCTTCCGCACCACGGGCGGGCCGGAGCCCAGCCACATGGCGGTCGCCGAGGCGATCCGGGACGGGCAGGGCGTGCCGATCTCGCACACCTACATCTGGCAGTTGCGCACCGGCCGCCGGGACAACCCGACCGTGCAGCACCTGACCGCCCTGGCCGGCTATTTCGGCGTGCCGGTCGCCTACTTCCTCGACGACGAGCTGGCCGCCCGGGTGGACTCCCAGCTGGAGCTGCTGCGCAGCCTGCGCGCCGCCGGGGTCACCGAGATCGCGCTGCGGGCCGCCGATGTGTCGCCGCGTGGCCGCGAGGCGATCAGCGAGGCGATCCGGCAGGTCTGGGAGTCCGAGCACCCGCCGACCGCCTGAGCACCCGGAAAGCCGCGCTCACCCGGGACAGCCAGGCCACCTCGTCGGCCATCTCCGGGCCGACCGTCGCCCACGATCCGCCCGGGTCGGCCGGCGGCTCGCCCCGCTCCCGTCGCCGCAGCGCCTCGATCAGCGCCCGCGCCTCGGTCACCGCCGGGTCCTCGCCGGGCGGCGCGGCCGGGCAGGCCGGCAGATGCTCGCGCAGCGCCAGCATCCCGTCCCGGATCTCGATCACCCGGCGGTAGACCCGCAGCCGGGCGCCGGCCGAGCCCGGGAACAGCAGCGCCGAGCGGGCCGGCGGCATCAGCACCACCTGCGGGAACGCCTCACGGATCGCGTTCCACAGCGGTCGCAGGACCAGCAGTTGACGGTACGCCCCGAGCGCCGACCGCAGCCGGGCCACCGGGGGAGCGGTGCCCCCGGCGACGAAGAGCACCAGTCCGGCGGCGCGCAGCGCGTTCGGGTACGGCTCCCAGACCGCGAAGTCCAGGTGCACCCCGGCGCCCCGGGTCAGCACGAGCAGGAGTTTGCCGGTGGCGTACCCGGCCATCAGCAGGCTGCCCGCGCCCATCGCCAGCAGCCCGTCGCGCAGTGCCCCGGCCGGGGCGGCCCGCCGGACCGTCGCGCACGCCCAGCCGGCCAGGAACAGCACCGCCGCCAGGTAGCCCTCCAGGACCACCCAGTACGCCGTCTCCAGCGGGGTGAGCCCGGCGGTCAGCCGGGCCGGGCTGGCCGGCACCCCGTGCCGGCCGGCGAGCACCAGGAAGATCAGCGTCGCCGCGGTCAGCCCCCGCTGCCAAGCCACCCGCCCGGACCCGGTGACCAGCGAGATCAGCCGCAGCAGCAGGTACGCCGACACCACCCCGAGCAGCTGCGCCACCATCGGCACGTCCCGCCCGGCGTCCAGCGCCGGCACCGCCACGGTGACCGCGAGCGCGCCGCTGACCAGGCTGCCCCAGAGCACCAGCTGCCGCCGGTTCTGCCGGATCGCGGGCAGCCGGGCCAGCACCCCCAGCCAGAGCACGACGGCCAGCGCGATCCCCGCGGTCACAACGGGTGGGCGCCGAGCGCGGTGGCGAACCGGCCGAGCGGGTCGTCGCGCTCCGGCACGCCGGCCGTCCGGATCATCGAGGCCAGCATCTCGGCCTCCCGTTCGTCGGCGGTGGTGTGCCCGCTGCGGCCCAGCGCCCGGACCACCAGCTCCGGGTCCAGGTCGGGGAAGAGGTGGGAGAACGCCGGGCCGGCCGAGTGCTCGCAGAGGATGTGCGCGATCTCGTGCAGCACGATGTGCTCGGCGTGCAGCGGGGTGGTGCCCGGGTCGTAGAAGACGTAGTCGGCGGCGGGCAGCGCCAGCCACAGCCCGCAGGGGGCGCCGCTGCCCATCCCGGGCAGTGGGCGGCGGTGCAACGGACGGCCGCGCCGGGCCGCCACTTCAGCGCTGAAAACGTCGAGGTCGAAAGGATGCGGAACGCGGATGCCACGCAGCCGCCGTTCGCAACGCCGGCGCAGACCCTCCATTGCCGAAACGGTACCCGGTGGCCGCTCGATGCTCGTAACTGCGCGGAGAGAGCGTGATCCGATCAGCCACCTTCGCGGGGGTGTGTAAAAGTCCACGGGACTGTTAACTATTCGCCGTAGACGTGCTTAGCCTTACGAATCCCGGGGCACGAGCGTATTCAGCCGCGGATTCTTAGGTGGAGGTGGGTGCGGCATGAAGTTCGTCTACGACTTCCATGAGGGCAACAAGGACCTCAAAGACCTGCTGGGTGGCAAGGGCGCCAATCTCGCGGAGATGACGAACCTCGGTCTGCCGGTGCCGCCCGGCTTCACCATCACCACGGAGGCGTGCCAGGAGTTCCTGCGCAACGGCACGCACGTCCCCGGCCTGGCCGCCGAGATCGACGAGCACCTGGCCACGCTGGAGCGGGCGATGGGCCGCCGGCTCGGCGACCCGGAGGACCCGCTGCTGGTCTCGGTACGCTCCGGCGCCAAGTTCTCGATGCCCGGCATGATGGAGACCGTCCTCAACGTCGGGCTCAACGACGCGTCGGTGGCCGGACTGTCCCGGCAGGCCGGTGGGAACGACCGGTTCGCCTGGGACTCGTACCGGCGGCTGATCCAGATGTTCGGCAAGACGGTGTGCGACGTGCCGGGCAGCGAGTTCGAGGACGCGCTGCACGAGGCGAAGGCGGCCAAGGGCGTCAAGGACGACGTCCAGCTCGACGCCGACGACCTGAAAGCACTGGTCACGGCGTACAAGAAAGTCTTCGTCAAACACACCGGGCATGACTTCCCGCAGGATCCGCGGGAGCAGATGGACCTGGCCGTCGCGGCCGTCTTCCGGTCGTGGAACGCGGACCGCGCGGTGCTCTACCGCCGGCAGGAGCGGATCCCGGCCGACCTGGGCACCGCGGTCAACGTGGTCGCCATGGTCTTCGGCAACCTGGGCGCCGACTCCGGCACCGGCGTCGCCTTCACCCGCGACCCGGCCAGCGGCGAGCAGGGCGTCTACGGCGACTACCTGGCCAACGCCCAGGGCGAGGACGTGGTGGCCGGCATCCGGAACACCCTCGCCCTCGCCGAGCTGGAGAAACTCGACAAGCGCAGCTACGACGAGCTGATGCGGATCATGGCCACCCTGGAGGGCCACTACCGCGACCTGTGCGACATCGAGTTCACCATCGAGCGCGGCAAGCTGTGGATGCTGCAGACCCGGGTCGGCAAGCGCACCGCGGCGGCCGCCTTCACGATCGCCGCCCAGCTGGTTGACGAGGGCGTGATCGACCTGGACGAGGCGCTCACCCGGGTCACCGGCAGCCAGCTCGGCCAGCTGATGTTCCCGCGCTTCGACCTGTCGTCCTCGCCGGAGTCGATCACCCGGGGCATCGGCGCCTCCCCGGGCGCGGCCTACGGCGAGGTGGTCTTCACCTCGAAGCGGGCGGTCGAGGCGGCCGCCGCCGGCAAGGCCGTGATCCTGGTCCGCCGCGAGACCAACCCGGACGACCTGCCCGGCATGATCGCGGCCAACGGCATCCTGACCAGCCGCGGCGGCAAGACCTCACACGCCGCCGTGGTGGCGCGCGGCATGGGCAAGACCTGTGTCTGCGGCGCCGACGAGATGGAGGTCGGGCCGGACTACTTCACGATCGGCGCGCAGCGGGTCGACGAGGGCGACGTCATCTCGATCGACGGCACCACCGGCCGGGTCTACCTCGGCGAGGTGCCGGTCCGGCCCAGCGAGGTGGTGCAGTACTTCGAGGGCGACCTGGACCCGGCGCACGCCAACGACCCGCTGGTGGCGGCGGTGCACCGGATCATCACGCACGCCGACGAGAAACGCCGGCTGAACGTGCGCACCAACGCCGACACCGGGACGGACGCGGCCCGGGCCCGGCGCTTCGGCGCGCAGGGCATCGGCCTGTGCCGGACCGAGCACATGTTCCTCGGCGACCGCCGGGAGCTGGTCGAGCGGCTGATCCTGGCGCGCACCGACGCGGAACGCAACGACGCCCTGGCCGCGCTCCAGCCGCTGCAGCGCGCCGACTTCCTGGAGATCTTCCGGGAGATGAACGGGCTGCCGGTCACCGTCCGGCTGATCGACCCGCCGCTGCACGAGTTCCTGCCGTCGCTGGAGGAGCTCGCGGTCAAGGTGGCGGTCGCGCACGAGCACGGCAAGCGGGTCGAGCACGACGAGCAGATGCTCGCCGCGGTCCGCCGGATGCACGAGCAGAACCCGATGCTGGGGCTGCGCGGGGTCCGGCTCGGCCTGGTCATTCCCGGACTCTTCGGGATGCAGGTGCGGGCCATCGCGGAGGCCGCCGTGGCGCTCGCCGCCGAGGGTGGCAACCCGCGACCGGAGATCATGGTGCCGCTGGTCGGCGCGGTGCAGGAGCTGGAGACGGTCCGCGCCGAGGCCGAGAAGATCATCGCCGAGGTGATCGGCGACTCCGGCGTCGAGGTGCTGATCGGCACGATGATCGAGGTGCCGCGGGCCGCGCTGACCGCCGGGCAGATCGCCGAGGCGGCCGAGTTCTTCTCCTTCGGCACCAACGACCTGACCCAGATGGGCTGGGGTTTCTCCCGGGACGACGTGGAGGGCGCGTTCTTCTGGCGTTACCTCGAACTCGGCATCTTCGGGATCAGCCCATTCGAGTCGATCGACACCGACGGGGTCGGTCGGCTGGTCCGGATCGCCGCCGAGGAGGGCCGGGCCACCCGGCCCGGGCTCAAGCTCGGCGTCTGCGGCGAGCACGGCGGCGACCCGGACTCGGTGCACTTCTTCCACGAGGTGGGTCTGGACTACGTGTCCTGCTCGCCGTTCCGGGTGCCGATCGCGCGCCTGGAAGCCGGTCGGGCGGCGGTCGAGTCGGAGGGCTCGGACCACCGCTGACCTCCTGACCCGGGCGGCCCCGCAACCACTACGCGGCGGAAACGGGGCCGCCCGCCTTTCTCTCGGTCGCCTTCCCGGCGCTCCGGGGCAGCGGCCTCAGGCCGCCTCGGGCCGGTACTCCTTCACCCCCAGCAGGGCGAACAGCAGCGGCAGGCGCGGCTGGTCGTCGGGCAGGCGCCAGAAACCGTCGCCGGTCGCGACCATGTGCGGCCAGCGCGGCCACGGGATCCGATCGCTTTCCGACATTTTGCGTACGACGATCCCGGCGCCCACCAGCGCCGAGACGATCTCGCCGAGCCCGTGCTCCCACTCGTAACTGGTCGTCGCCCGCTCCAGCGGCGGCCCGTCGGTGTAGGTGAACGTGGCGTCCAGCTCGATCGCGCCCCGGCCCTCCAGATAGTCGTTGCGCAGCACCAGCTCGCGGTCGTCCGGCCCGCGCGGAACCAGGCCGAGCGAGCGCAGCACCGGGTGGAACTCGACGATGTAGACCGTCCCGCCCGGACGGAGCAGCGCCGCCACCGTGTCGGCCCAGCGCTGCAGGTCGGGCAGGTAGCAGAGGGCGCCCTTGCCGGTGTAGACCACGTCGAAGGTACGGCCACCGAGCGCCGCCA contains:
- a CDS encoding FAD-binding oxidoreductase, with amino-acid sequence MATLDELTTKAGDDDVVAGVPARLVAAPRDTAEAAALIEAARGLSVVVRGGGTKLDWGVPPRELDLIIDTRRLAGVVEHAAGDLITVVRAGTRMAELHGLPGQQLALDAPPAATAGGTVAANASGPRRLRYGTARDLLIGITVVRPDGTITKSGGKVVKNVAGYDLGKLYTGAFGTLGLITECVFRLHPVPAASVFVRACAPPGHAARVLAGQFAASALEVCAAPGTEPELAVLLEGTPAGVRERAAAVAALLDGAVAGTPPEWWDVPPWPPGGVGIKLTGRLSQVPALVATAVGAGATVRGSAGTGVLYAGFPPVAECPDGTVEAGRAVELLRAAAVRAGGHAVVLTAPAGVRETLDMWGPVPGLALMRRVKDQFDPEHRFAPGRFVGGI
- a CDS encoding FAD-linked oxidase C-terminal domain-containing protein, whose product is MTDIDALAARLRAAIGARRVLTDRQELRTYECDGLAHYKVIPALVALPVTAAQVAEVVRECAAAGVPFVARGSGTGLSGGALPHADGVLIVTSQLREILDVRPEDERAVVQPGVINLQVTKEATPHGYYYAPDPSSQQICSIGGNVAENSGGAHCLKYGFTTNHVTGLEVVAPDGELVRLGGPAPDTPGYDLLGAFVGSEGTLGVATEVTVKLTRLPETVRTLLAAFGSTDQAGAATSAIIAAGVVPAAVEMMDALAIEAAEAAVRCGYPAGAGAVLIVELDGPAAEVEAQFDEVSALCAANGAFETRIAADDTERALIWRGRKSAFAAVGRISPDYIVQDGVIPRTALPEVLRRIGEVAAEHGVRVANVFHAGDGNLHPLVLFDDTVPGQAERAEAVSGAILDLCIEHGGSITGEHGVGVDKARYMPRMFSDADLDTMQLVRCAFDPDGIANPGKVFPTPRLCGERPGPRKGAHPLHEQDVAEVF
- a CDS encoding helix-turn-helix domain-containing protein, yielding MAATEGVFSIAGKLDRLFRTTGGPEPSHMAVAEAIRDGQGVPISHTYIWQLRTGRRDNPTVQHLTALAGYFGVPVAYFLDDELAARVDSQLELLRSLRAAGVTEIALRAADVSPRGREAISEAIRQVWESEHPPTA
- a CDS encoding MAB_1171c family putative transporter → MTAGIALAVVLWLGVLARLPAIRQNRRQLVLWGSLVSGALAVTVAVPALDAGRDVPMVAQLLGVVSAYLLLRLISLVTGSGRVAWQRGLTAATLIFLVLAGRHGVPASPARLTAGLTPLETAYWVVLEGYLAAVLFLAGWACATVRRAAPAGALRDGLLAMGAGSLLMAGYATGKLLLVLTRGAGVHLDFAVWEPYPNALRAAGLVLFVAGGTAPPVARLRSALGAYRQLLVLRPLWNAIREAFPQVVLMPPARSALLFPGSAGARLRVYRRVIEIRDGMLALREHLPACPAAPPGEDPAVTEARALIEALRRRERGEPPADPGGSWATVGPEMADEVAWLSRVSAAFRVLRRSAGARTPRPAGSPR
- the ppdK gene encoding pyruvate, phosphate dikinase; the encoded protein is MKFVYDFHEGNKDLKDLLGGKGANLAEMTNLGLPVPPGFTITTEACQEFLRNGTHVPGLAAEIDEHLATLERAMGRRLGDPEDPLLVSVRSGAKFSMPGMMETVLNVGLNDASVAGLSRQAGGNDRFAWDSYRRLIQMFGKTVCDVPGSEFEDALHEAKAAKGVKDDVQLDADDLKALVTAYKKVFVKHTGHDFPQDPREQMDLAVAAVFRSWNADRAVLYRRQERIPADLGTAVNVVAMVFGNLGADSGTGVAFTRDPASGEQGVYGDYLANAQGEDVVAGIRNTLALAELEKLDKRSYDELMRIMATLEGHYRDLCDIEFTIERGKLWMLQTRVGKRTAAAAFTIAAQLVDEGVIDLDEALTRVTGSQLGQLMFPRFDLSSSPESITRGIGASPGAAYGEVVFTSKRAVEAAAAGKAVILVRRETNPDDLPGMIAANGILTSRGGKTSHAAVVARGMGKTCVCGADEMEVGPDYFTIGAQRVDEGDVISIDGTTGRVYLGEVPVRPSEVVQYFEGDLDPAHANDPLVAAVHRIITHADEKRRLNVRTNADTGTDAARARRFGAQGIGLCRTEHMFLGDRRELVERLILARTDAERNDALAALQPLQRADFLEIFREMNGLPVTVRLIDPPLHEFLPSLEELAVKVAVAHEHGKRVEHDEQMLAAVRRMHEQNPMLGLRGVRLGLVIPGLFGMQVRAIAEAAVALAAEGGNPRPEIMVPLVGAVQELETVRAEAEKIIAEVIGDSGVEVLIGTMIEVPRAALTAGQIAEAAEFFSFGTNDLTQMGWGFSRDDVEGAFFWRYLELGIFGISPFESIDTDGVGRLVRIAAEEGRATRPGLKLGVCGEHGGDPDSVHFFHEVGLDYVSCSPFRVPIARLEAGRAAVESEGSDHR
- a CDS encoding class I SAM-dependent methyltransferase is translated as MTFDEATEQRMAAIAANWDERTPIHLSSRFYDVVNRAPESWFADYEWADLGDLTGRDVLHLQCHLGTETAAFARRGARSVVGLDLSEAAVREARRLVAGRFPEHNRPEYVQANVYDAVAALGGRTFDVVYTGKGALCYLPDLQRWADTVAALLRPGGTVYIVEFHPVLRSLGLVPRGPDDRELVLRNDYLEGRGAIELDATFTYTDGPPLERATTSYEWEHGLGEIVSALVGAGIVVRKMSESDRIPWPRWPHMVATGDGFWRLPDDQPRLPLLFALLGVKEYRPEAA